Proteins encoded by one window of Caldicellulosiruptoraceae bacterium PP1:
- a CDS encoding peptidylprolyl isomerase produces the protein MTKNAKIIITIAAVLILAIIVIAVTPEIVKTYDNNKAVAVVNNQKITKKEFKIRFEEMKQQYSSYLGGDLTFLDKKTSDNKKTYREVMKEQLIDQLVTQKVQLQKAKDLGITLTSADKKEIDNLIKQYKTDANYKDSFKQYLTTVGATEEEFKKALEDSKIYNKLYDKITKSQTVSESEMKNYYDKNKDSYLEVKASHILFSVSDTSKDAQIKKKAEEVLKKIKNGEDFARLAKQYSDDTSNKDKGGDLGYFRKGTMVAEFEKAAFSLNVGQVSDLVKTTYGYHIIKVTGRKQLEYKDVKSEIKSSLEQKKKDEYFQKQTTEWKKKATIKKYPNVVKDIL, from the coding sequence ATGACAAAAAATGCAAAGATAATTATAACAATTGCAGCAGTATTGATACTTGCAATTATTGTTATTGCTGTAACACCTGAAATTGTAAAGACATATGACAACAATAAGGCTGTCGCAGTAGTAAATAATCAAAAGATTACAAAGAAAGAGTTTAAGATTAGATTTGAGGAAATGAAGCAGCAGTATTCATCATATTTAGGTGGGGATTTAACTTTTTTAGATAAAAAGACATCAGATAACAAAAAGACCTACAGAGAAGTAATGAAAGAACAGCTAATAGACCAGTTAGTAACCCAAAAGGTTCAACTACAAAAAGCAAAAGATTTAGGTATAACCCTTACAAGTGCTGATAAAAAAGAAATTGATAATTTAATTAAACAATATAAAACAGATGCTAACTATAAAGATAGTTTCAAACAATATCTTACTACTGTTGGGGCTACCGAAGAAGAATTTAAAAAAGCTTTAGAAGATTCAAAAATATATAATAAGCTTTATGATAAAATAACAAAATCGCAAACAGTTTCTGAAAGTGAAATGAAAAATTACTATGATAAAAACAAAGATTCTTACCTCGAAGTAAAAGCAAGCCATATACTGTTTAGTGTTTCAGATACATCTAAGGATGCTCAAATTAAAAAGAAGGCAGAAGAGGTTCTTAAGAAAATTAAAAATGGAGAAGATTTTGCAAGGCTTGCAAAACAATATTCTGACGATACATCAAACAAGGATAAAGGTGGAGATTTAGGATATTTTAGAAAGGGCACAATGGTTGCTGAATTTGAAAAGGCAGCTTTTTCACTTAATGTGGGACAAGTAAGCGATTTAGTTAAGACAACATACGGATACCATATTATCAAGGTCACAGGCAGAAAACAACTTGAATACAAAGATGTAAAGAGCGAAATTAAATCATCACTTGAGCAGAAGAAAAAGGATGAATACTTCCAAAAACAAACAACTGAATGGAAGAAAAAAGCTACTATTAAGAAATATCCAAATGTTGTTAAGGATATTTTATAA
- the nagA gene encoding N-acetylglucosamine-6-phosphate deacetylase, producing the protein MKAIINGRIILRDKIVNDKVLLFEDNIIDIADRIDFNGNIDIIDANGKYIAPGFINLHIHGCNGYDVMDNNSIEKISKTLLKTGVTSFLATTMSVEFSLIEKTLKQIKDYIKNSNKYSQVLGIHLEGPFINKKYKGAHDERYILKPSFDLIESYNDLIKLVTIAPEVEGAFEFIKRANDENIVISIGHTNATYEQAKLAIEFGARHVTHTFNAMIPLNHRNPGVLGAVLLDSKVTCEIIPDNVHLHPSIINVLLKLKGIDNIIIVTDSMKACLLGDGEYDLGGFKVFVKNNKATLSDGTIAGSVIPMNLAVKNFYNITQLPLYDCFKAASLNPAKLLKIDNKYGSIEKGKLANLIVFDDQFNINATIVEGNILYKNN; encoded by the coding sequence ATGAAAGCTATTATTAACGGAAGAATAATTTTACGAGATAAGATTGTTAACGATAAGGTTCTCTTATTTGAGGATAATATTATTGATATTGCTGATAGAATTGATTTTAATGGTAATATTGATATCATTGATGCAAATGGAAAGTATATCGCTCCTGGCTTTATTAATCTTCATATACATGGTTGTAATGGATATGATGTAATGGACAACAACAGTATTGAAAAGATTTCAAAAACATTGCTTAAAACAGGTGTTACATCCTTTCTTGCTACAACAATGTCTGTTGAGTTTTCATTGATTGAAAAAACACTTAAGCAAATAAAAGATTATATAAAAAATAGTAATAAATATTCACAAGTTTTAGGTATTCATTTAGAAGGCCCATTTATAAATAAAAAATATAAGGGTGCACATGATGAGAGGTATATTTTAAAGCCTTCTTTTGATTTAATTGAAAGCTATAATGATTTAATTAAATTAGTTACAATAGCACCTGAAGTTGAAGGAGCTTTTGAATTTATTAAAAGAGCAAATGATGAAAATATTGTTATTTCAATTGGTCACACAAATGCTACATATGAGCAAGCAAAGCTTGCAATTGAGTTTGGGGCAAGGCATGTAACACATACCTTTAATGCAATGATTCCTTTAAATCATAGAAATCCCGGTGTTTTAGGTGCTGTTTTACTTGATTCTAAAGTAACATGTGAGATTATACCAGATAATGTTCACCTTCATCCCTCAATAATTAATGTGCTATTAAAGCTTAAGGGGATTGACAATATTATTATTGTTACCGATTCAATGAAAGCCTGCCTTTTAGGTGATGGTGAATATGATTTGGGCGGCTTTAAGGTTTTTGTAAAAAATAATAAGGCTACTCTATCAGATGGGACAATTGCAGGAAGTGTAATCCCAATGAATTTAGCTGTTAAGAACTTTTATAATATTACTCAGTTACCACTTTATGATTGTTTTAAAGCAGCCTCATTAAATCCTGCAAAGCTTCTTAAAATTGACAACAAATATGGAAGCATAGAAAAAGGTAAACTTGCTAATCTTATTGTATTCGATGACCAATTTAATATAAACGCTACTATTGTTGAAGGTAACATTTTATATAAGAATAATTAA
- the ftsH gene encoding ATP-dependent zinc metalloprotease FtsH, with protein MIILVLSILSFIDGGKGLLNVSEKKNVVYSQLINDIKAGKVESITLTSYEVSGVYKSGEKFENVFVPSPDVFLNQIKTEMETGKIEVITKIPPQVPWWLTTLLPMLVFAGLLIFFWLFMLQQTQGGGSKVMSFSKSRAKTLQDLKKKVTFNDVAGADEEKEELKEVIDFLKNPRKYIELGARIPKGILLVGPPGTGKTLLAKAVAGEAGVPFFSISGSDFVEMFVGVGAARVRDLFDQAKKNSPCVVFIDEIDAVGRHRGAGLGGGHDEREQTLNQLLVEMDGFGTNEGIIIMAATNRPDILDPALLRPGRFDRQIVVNVPDSKAREEILKVHARNKPIGDDVKIDAIAKITAGFTGADLENLLNEAALLTARKGKKQISMEEIQEAVTKVLMGPEKKSRVYTEKEKKLTAYHEAGHAIVRTMMPDTEPVHEVSIIPRGYAGGYTMYLPKEDKFYSSKSDMIKEIITLLGGRVAEQIVLSDVSTGASSDIKRATKIARDMVTKYGMSDKLGPMTFGTDQEEVFLGRDLAMSRNYSEEVASEIDREIKRIIEDAYSKAESILKENMHRLHRIANALIEKEKLSGDEFMALMNEDNPIPTEA; from the coding sequence ATTATTATTTTAGTTCTTTCCATTTTAAGTTTTATTGATGGTGGAAAAGGGCTACTGAATGTTTCTGAAAAAAAGAATGTTGTTTATTCACAGCTTATAAATGATATTAAAGCTGGTAAAGTAGAAAGTATTACACTTACATCATATGAAGTAAGTGGTGTATATAAATCAGGTGAGAAATTTGAAAATGTTTTTGTTCCTTCACCTGATGTATTTTTGAATCAAATTAAAACAGAAATGGAAACTGGCAAAATTGAAGTTATAACAAAAATACCACCTCAAGTTCCATGGTGGCTAACAACACTACTACCTATGCTTGTTTTTGCAGGCTTACTTATATTCTTTTGGCTATTTATGCTTCAGCAAACACAAGGTGGCGGAAGCAAGGTAATGTCATTTAGTAAAAGCAGAGCAAAAACCCTTCAAGATCTAAAAAAGAAGGTTACATTTAACGATGTAGCAGGAGCAGATGAGGAAAAGGAAGAATTAAAAGAGGTAATTGATTTTTTGAAGAATCCAAGAAAATATATTGAACTTGGTGCAAGAATTCCAAAAGGTATATTGCTTGTTGGGCCTCCTGGAACTGGTAAAACACTTCTTGCAAAGGCTGTTGCAGGAGAGGCTGGAGTTCCATTTTTCAGTATATCCGGTTCAGACTTTGTTGAAATGTTTGTAGGTGTTGGTGCAGCAAGGGTAAGAGACCTCTTTGACCAAGCTAAAAAGAATTCACCATGTGTTGTTTTCATAGACGAAATAGATGCCGTAGGTAGACACAGAGGTGCAGGGCTTGGTGGCGGACATGATGAAAGAGAACAGACACTTAATCAACTACTTGTTGAGATGGACGGTTTTGGGACAAATGAAGGAATAATTATTATGGCAGCAACAAATAGACCTGATATATTAGATCCTGCACTTTTAAGGCCTGGAAGATTTGATAGACAAATTGTAGTAAATGTTCCGGACTCAAAAGCAAGAGAAGAAATTCTAAAGGTACATGCAAGAAATAAACCAATTGGTGATGATGTAAAGATAGATGCAATTGCAAAGATTACAGCCGGCTTTACTGGTGCTGATCTAGAAAATCTTCTTAATGAAGCAGCACTTTTAACAGCAAGAAAAGGCAAAAAACAAATAAGCATGGAAGAAATTCAGGAAGCTGTTACAAAGGTTCTTATGGGGCCAGAAAAAAAGAGCAGAGTATATACCGAAAAAGAAAAGAAATTGACTGCATACCATGAAGCAGGACATGCTATTGTTAGAACAATGATGCCTGATACCGAACCTGTTCATGAGGTTTCAATAATACCAAGAGGATATGCAGGCGGCTATACAATGTATCTTCCTAAGGAGGATAAGTTCTACTCATCGAAATCAGATATGATAAAAGAGATTATTACACTTCTTGGTGGTAGAGTAGCTGAACAAATTGTATTAAGTGATGTTTCAACAGGGGCTTCAAGCGATATTAAAAGGGCGACAAAAATTGCTCGTGATATGGTAACAAAATACGGTATGAGCGATAAACTTGGACCAATGACCTTTGGAACAGATCAAGAAGAGGTTTTCTTAGGAAGAGACCTTGCTATGAGCAGAAACTATTCAGAAGAAGTTGCTTCTGAGATAGATAGAGAAATAAAAAGAATAATTGAAGATGCTTATTCAAAAGCAGAAAGCATACTAAAAGAAAACATGCATAGGCTTCATAGAATAGCAAATGCATTAATTGAAAAAGAAAAACTTTCTGGTGATGAGTTTATGGCTCTAATGAACGAAGATAACCCAATACCAACAGAAGCGTAA
- the hpt gene encoding hypoxanthine phosphoribosyltransferase yields MTDIKNKVKEILITEQQLKDKVIELGKQISEDYKNSDDFLMVCILKGGVIFMADLIRAVDVPVKIEFMAVSSYGNSTSSSGIVRIMKDLDTSIEGKDVLLVEDIVDTGLTLKYIKEYLLARKPKSLKICTMLDKPSRRKVQVDVDYKGFEIPDKFVIGYGLDYAGLYRNLPYIGVLE; encoded by the coding sequence GTGACAGACATAAAAAATAAGGTTAAAGAAATTTTAATAACTGAACAACAGCTAAAAGATAAGGTGATTGAATTAGGAAAGCAGATATCTGAAGATTATAAAAATAGCGATGACTTTTTGATGGTTTGTATACTAAAAGGCGGTGTAATATTTATGGCTGATTTGATTAGAGCTGTAGATGTTCCTGTAAAAATTGAATTTATGGCTGTTTCAAGCTATGGAAATTCTACATCATCATCAGGTATTGTTAGAATAATGAAAGATTTAGATACAAGTATTGAAGGGAAGGATGTCCTACTTGTAGAAGATATTGTTGATACAGGACTTACATTAAAGTATATTAAGGAATATCTACTTGCAAGAAAACCAAAAAGTCTGAAAATTTGCACTATGCTTGATAAACCAAGCAGAAGAAAGGTACAGGTTGATGTTGACTATAAAGGCTTTGAGATACCAGATAAATTTGTAATTGGGTATGGCCTTGATTATGCTGGACTTTATAGAAATCTACCATACATTGGAGTGTTAGAGTAA
- a CDS encoding aldo/keto reductase, with amino-acid sequence MLYRNFGNTGVEISALGFGAMRLPQKEVNGKFVFDEEESIRIIHRAFELGVNYIDTAPYYCDGQSEIIVGKALKGYRDKVYLSTKNPIEDDSGEHFLERLERSLKKLDTDYIDFYHMWGINYQTLTNSILKKDGPLDAAIKAKEQGLIKHISFSFHDKPENMIKIIDEAPFETVLCQYNLLDRSNEEAIAYAASKGLGVVIMGPVGGGRLGSPSPVIKSLLPGKVNSNAELALRFVLANPNVSCALSGMSSIKMVEENCAVASNPNPLSQEELERINASMEENKRLAELYCTGCNYCMPCPQGVNIPLNFQLMNYHRVYGLTDYAKGEYAKIGTVQWLSGKKAEECIECGICEEKCPQKIQIRKQLKETAMTLGK; translated from the coding sequence ATGTTATATAGAAATTTTGGTAATACAGGGGTTGAAATTTCCGCATTAGGCTTTGGGGCTATGAGACTTCCTCAAAAAGAGGTCAATGGCAAATTTGTATTTGATGAAGAAGAAAGTATTAGAATTATACACAGGGCTTTTGAACTTGGCGTTAATTACATAGACACAGCACCTTACTATTGTGACGGACAAAGCGAAATAATTGTAGGTAAGGCTTTGAAAGGATATAGAGATAAGGTATATCTTTCTACAAAAAATCCAATTGAAGATGACTCTGGTGAGCATTTTCTTGAAAGACTAGAAAGATCACTTAAAAAATTAGATACAGATTATATTGATTTTTATCATATGTGGGGAATAAACTACCAGACATTAACAAATAGCATTCTTAAAAAAGATGGTCCTCTTGATGCAGCAATTAAGGCAAAAGAACAAGGCCTTATTAAACATATTTCTTTCTCATTCCACGATAAGCCAGAAAATATGATTAAAATAATAGATGAAGCTCCATTTGAAACAGTTCTTTGCCAATATAACCTTCTTGACAGAAGCAATGAAGAAGCTATTGCTTACGCAGCTTCTAAAGGATTAGGTGTTGTTATAATGGGGCCTGTTGGTGGTGGAAGACTTGGAAGTCCATCTCCAGTTATCAAGAGCCTGCTTCCTGGTAAAGTAAATTCAAATGCCGAACTTGCACTTAGATTTGTTCTAGCAAATCCAAATGTATCATGTGCATTATCTGGAATGAGTTCAATTAAGATGGTTGAAGAAAACTGTGCTGTTGCTTCAAATCCAAATCCACTAAGCCAAGAGGAATTGGAGAGAATAAATGCATCAATGGAAGAAAATAAAAGGCTTGCTGAACTTTACTGCACAGGATGCAACTACTGCATGCCATGCCCACAAGGGGTTAATATACCACTTAACTTCCAATTGATGAACTATCATAGGGTTTATGGTCTTACAGATTATGCAAAAGGTGAGTATGCAAAGATTGGGACAGTTCAATGGTTATCAGGCAAAAAAGCAGAAGAATGTATTGAATGTGGTATTTGTGAAGAAAAATGTCCACAAAAAATTCAGATTAGAAAACAATTGAAAGAAACAGCTATGACATTAGGTAAATAA
- the thiS gene encoding sulfur carrier protein ThiS, with product MIFLNGEEYQFKGNLMDLLKIIGLSKDTVAILVNSEIIKKEDYNFYYVKEGDYVEVISFVGGG from the coding sequence TTGATATTTTTAAATGGAGAAGAATACCAGTTTAAAGGTAACTTAATGGATCTTTTAAAAATTATTGGGCTAAGTAAAGATACTGTAGCAATTTTAGTCAATTCAGAAATTATCAAAAAAGAAGATTACAATTTTTATTATGTTAAAGAAGGAGATTATGTTGAGGTAATTAGCTTTGTTGGTGGAGGATAA
- the mfd gene encoding transcription-repair coupling factor has protein sequence MNSIFSKLEQYSTLKNAISHERYPILISGLGDMAKTLIIKDICENFNKKAIVVTHQRNREDLLKRLKNQFEKIYSIQERDNPLLPFKAKGKESSIKRIEEIIKIKNSYDIVVLTPQNLIEKYPQYDFKYITLNVGDTIDFNDFIKKLIDFGYENVQTVYEKGQFSKRGGILDIFPILCDSPVRVEFFGDEIDTIKIFDVESQKSYEKIDNVTIYQVTEWEQQKVQEKIDEFLKDYNKVYSKLSKEYKNNLNETFKEVLEGTDYKEESLYPYYYNKLYTIFDIFKDAIIFIDEYPRIIDSMEGFEKQFEETFFDLLEKGYALPKQAELYFKSSYIIEMLQEKSIVLTTFIQGLRFLKPKEIISFVLREIPSFNGNKELLLSDVKFLDSHNYAINIFCGSQTAVDELSNFLENNGLYVYPSSDISLTKGVYLLPYSLEKGIEISQIGLSLLSFLNIELHKRDKKQAKHKSKKEAFYTLEDLKEGTLVVHHSHGIGKFIGFEKVEIEGITKEYIKLEYANNSFLYVPTTNLDSIEKYIGSEDTVPKLSKLGTNDWQKQKQKVKKSLEIIAKDIIELYAKRQLKKGYKFSNDTIWQKEFEEKFPYQETEGQLNAIEEIKRDMESDKAMDRILCGDVGYGKTEVALRAAFKAVMDSKQVAFLVPTTVLAHQHYMNFLERLKEFPVKVEVLSRFKSEGEQKEIIKAISNGMIDIIIGTHRLLSKDVKFKDLGLLIIDEEHRFGVEHKEKIKKLKENVDVLTLTATPIPRTLNMAMLGIKELSVIEEPPEDRFPVQTFVMEYNEKIIKEAILKEVQRGGQVFYLYNRVQGIDGVVDKLQRLVGEDIKIAYAHGQMDDDKLEEVLVDFMNGNYDVLVCTTIIESGVDIPNANTLIVEDADKLGLAQLYQIRGRVGRANKIAYAYLTFRKDRVLSEEAQKRLSAIKEFTEFGSGFKIAMRDLEIRGAGSILGKVQHGHINAVGYDMYIRLLSEEIKRLKGEQIVEEFTPQIDIKISAFIDKNYIYDDGERINMYKKISSIKTKDDMDQIYDELIDRFADIPIEVDNLIKIAYIKALCQNNGIISITQKENIARLQFINEEMLKNFVDINKDINFVPIKDENTILIKWPNMDILNNLIKILEESKQNAYC, from the coding sequence ATGAATAGTATATTTTCAAAATTAGAACAGTATAGCACACTAAAAAATGCTATTTCTCATGAACGGTATCCTATACTTATTTCAGGGCTTGGAGATATGGCAAAAACACTCATTATTAAAGATATTTGTGAAAATTTTAACAAAAAGGCTATTGTTGTGACACACCAAAGAAACAGAGAAGATTTATTAAAAAGGCTTAAAAACCAGTTTGAAAAGATTTACTCTATTCAAGAAAGAGATAATCCTTTATTACCTTTTAAAGCAAAGGGTAAGGAATCAAGCATAAAAAGGATAGAAGAGATAATCAAAATAAAAAACTCTTATGATATTGTTGTATTAACACCTCAGAATCTTATAGAAAAGTATCCACAATATGATTTTAAATATATTACACTAAATGTAGGAGATACAATAGATTTTAATGATTTTATAAAAAAACTTATTGATTTTGGATATGAAAATGTTCAAACAGTATATGAAAAAGGACAGTTTTCAAAAAGAGGTGGTATATTAGATATATTTCCAATATTATGTGATAGCCCTGTAAGAGTAGAATTTTTTGGAGATGAAATAGATACAATAAAGATATTTGATGTTGAATCTCAGAAATCATATGAAAAAATAGATAATGTTACCATTTATCAAGTAACTGAATGGGAACAACAAAAGGTGCAAGAAAAGATTGATGAGTTTCTAAAAGATTATAACAAGGTTTATTCAAAGCTTTCAAAGGAATATAAGAATAACTTAAATGAAACTTTTAAAGAAGTTTTAGAAGGGACTGATTATAAAGAAGAAAGTCTATACCCGTATTATTATAATAAGCTTTATACAATTTTTGATATATTTAAAGATGCTATTATATTTATTGACGAATATCCAAGAATTATAGATAGTATGGAAGGCTTTGAAAAACAATTTGAAGAGACATTTTTTGATTTATTAGAAAAAGGATATGCCCTTCCTAAACAAGCAGAATTATATTTCAAAAGCTCATATATAATAGAAATGTTACAGGAAAAATCAATTGTATTAACTACATTTATTCAGGGTCTTAGATTTTTGAAACCTAAGGAGATAATAAGCTTTGTATTAAGAGAAATCCCAAGCTTTAATGGGAACAAGGAACTTCTGCTTTCAGATGTTAAGTTTTTGGATAGCCATAACTATGCTATTAACATTTTTTGTGGAAGTCAAACTGCAGTCGATGAACTAAGTAACTTTTTAGAAAACAACGGGCTTTATGTATATCCTTCATCTGATATTAGCCTTACAAAAGGGGTATATCTTCTTCCATATAGCCTTGAAAAAGGCATTGAGATAAGCCAGATAGGTTTATCATTATTAAGCTTTTTGAACATTGAACTTCACAAAAGAGATAAAAAACAAGCAAAGCATAAATCAAAGAAGGAAGCTTTTTATACATTAGAGGATTTGAAGGAAGGAACATTAGTTGTTCACCACTCACATGGTATTGGAAAGTTTATTGGATTTGAAAAGGTTGAGATTGAAGGTATTACAAAAGAATATATAAAGCTTGAGTATGCAAACAATTCTTTTTTATATGTTCCTACCACAAACCTTGATTCAATTGAAAAATATATAGGTTCAGAAGATACAGTTCCCAAACTATCAAAGCTTGGGACAAATGATTGGCAGAAACAAAAACAAAAGGTGAAGAAGTCTTTAGAGATAATTGCAAAGGACATAATAGAATTATATGCAAAAAGACAACTTAAAAAAGGATATAAATTCTCAAATGATACAATTTGGCAGAAAGAATTTGAAGAGAAGTTCCCTTATCAAGAAACTGAAGGACAGCTTAATGCAATTGAAGAGATAAAAAGGGATATGGAAAGCGATAAGGCCATGGATAGAATTCTTTGCGGTGATGTTGGCTATGGGAAAACAGAGGTTGCACTAAGAGCTGCCTTTAAAGCTGTTATGGATTCAAAACAGGTTGCATTCTTAGTACCTACAACTGTATTAGCTCACCAACACTATATGAATTTTTTAGAAAGGCTTAAAGAGTTTCCGGTCAAGGTTGAAGTTTTATCAAGATTTAAAAGTGAAGGAGAGCAAAAAGAAATAATAAAGGCTATTTCAAATGGTATGATAGATATTATAATTGGAACACATAGATTATTGTCAAAAGATGTGAAATTCAAAGACTTGGGTCTTTTAATTATAGACGAAGAGCATAGATTTGGTGTAGAGCACAAGGAAAAGATAAAAAAACTTAAAGAAAATGTAGATGTTTTAACACTTACTGCTACACCTATTCCAAGAACATTAAATATGGCTATGTTAGGAATTAAGGAATTGAGTGTCATAGAAGAACCACCAGAGGACAGATTCCCTGTTCAAACATTTGTTATGGAATACAATGAAAAGATAATCAAAGAAGCAATTTTAAAAGAGGTTCAAAGGGGCGGTCAGGTATTTTATCTTTATAATAGGGTTCAAGGTATTGATGGTGTTGTTGATAAACTGCAAAGGCTTGTAGGTGAGGATATCAAGATTGCTTATGCTCATGGGCAAATGGATGATGACAAGCTTGAAGAGGTTTTAGTAGATTTCATGAATGGCAACTATGATGTTTTAGTTTGCACAACAATAATTGAATCAGGTGTAGATATTCCAAATGCTAATACATTGATTGTTGAGGATGCAGATAAGCTTGGACTTGCACAGCTATATCAAATAAGGGGTAGAGTAGGAAGAGCTAATAAGATAGCCTATGCTTATCTAACCTTTAGAAAGGACAGGGTTTTGAGTGAAGAAGCTCAAAAAAGGCTTTCTGCAATAAAAGAATTTACTGAGTTTGGTTCTGGTTTTAAAATTGCAATGAGGGATTTAGAAATAAGAGGTGCTGGTTCTATTCTTGGCAAAGTCCAGCATGGACATATTAATGCTGTTGGATATGATATGTATATAAGACTTCTCTCAGAAGAGATTAAAAGGTTAAAAGGTGAGCAGATTGTTGAAGAGTTTACACCTCAGATAGATATTAAGATAAGTGCATTTATTGATAAAAACTATATTTATGATGATGGCGAACGAATTAATATGTATAAGAAGATATCCTCAATTAAAACAAAAGATGATATGGACCAAATATATGATGAACTTATTGATAGATTTGCTGATATACCCATTGAAGTTGATAATCTTATAAAAATTGCTTATATAAAGGCTTTATGCCAAAATAATGGTATAATATCAATAACACAAAAAGAGAATATAGCAAGACTTCAATTTATTAATGAAGAAATGCTGAAAAATTTTGTAGATATAAATAAGGATATAAATTTTGTTCCAATAAAAGATGAAAATACTATATTAATTAAATGGCCAAACATGGATATATTAAACAACTTAATAAAAATTTTAGAAGAATCAAAACAAAATGCCTACTGTTAA
- the tilS gene encoding tRNA lysidine(34) synthetase TilS — protein MDLLLKVKDTIERFSLLEKNEKVLVACSGGIDSMTLLDIMLKIKDEYNICISVAHLNHMLRENATSDELFVKSFCEKKGIPIYIKRVDIKQFKEEKKLSEEEAGRVARYSFFEELKKKIGFDRLILGHNKNDVVETFFLNLFRGSGIDGLLSIPPKRGWISRPLIDTTRDQIQEYARTNNIKFVEDETNKTLKYKRNRVRNELLPYVKSHFNPQISQAISSTIEILRQEQYYLNKIIQEKYKNILRWDTPFFIIDFKRIINEDQFIKSFFIRKALKNFNIIPNIKNVNEIIKLFHLQTGSKFIIEDIIIEKQVDGIVLYKKDLDFNFYFTFEAFENQKIILPNKEIILDVLQNRIEGYNLYVNIPKEFKILSIRNRRDGDYINLEFGRKKLKDLFNDLKIPSRIKNKIPLLTVDNEVIAILEKINSKNGYIVNVKYLKNNDGSSLIGIKVNDIKTSREEYML, from the coding sequence TTGGATCTGCTTTTAAAAGTAAAAGATACAATAGAAAGATTTTCATTATTAGAGAAAAATGAAAAAGTCTTGGTTGCATGCTCTGGCGGTATTGATTCCATGACATTATTAGATATTATGCTTAAAATAAAAGATGAATATAATATTTGTATATCTGTTGCTCATTTAAATCATATGCTAAGAGAAAATGCAACTTCTGACGAGTTATTTGTAAAGTCTTTCTGTGAAAAAAAAGGTATTCCTATTTATATAAAAAGGGTAGATATTAAGCAATTTAAAGAAGAAAAAAAGTTATCAGAAGAGGAAGCAGGTCGCGTTGCAAGGTATAGCTTTTTTGAAGAACTAAAAAAGAAAATTGGATTTGATAGATTAATTCTTGGCCATAACAAAAATGATGTTGTTGAAACATTTTTTCTAAATCTCTTTAGGGGTAGTGGGATTGATGGACTTTTGTCAATTCCACCGAAGAGAGGCTGGATATCAAGGCCTCTTATTGATACAACAAGAGACCAAATACAAGAATATGCAAGAACCAACAATATTAAATTTGTTGAGGATGAGACTAACAAAACATTGAAATATAAAAGAAATAGAGTAAGGAATGAATTATTACCTTATGTAAAAAGTCATTTCAATCCTCAAATATCTCAAGCTATATCCTCAACTATTGAAATATTAAGACAAGAACAATATTATTTAAATAAGATTATTCAAGAAAAATATAAAAATATACTTAGATGGGACACACCTTTTTTTATTATTGATTTTAAGAGAATAATAAATGAGGACCAATTTATTAAGTCCTTTTTTATTAGAAAAGCACTTAAAAATTTCAACATTATTCCTAACATTAAAAATGTAAATGAGATTATTAAGTTATTTCATTTACAGACTGGTAGCAAATTTATTATTGAGGATATAATAATTGAAAAGCAAGTTGATGGAATTGTCCTCTATAAAAAGGATTTAGATTTCAATTTTTATTTTACTTTTGAAGCATTTGAAAATCAAAAGATTATATTACCAAATAAAGAGATAATTCTTGATGTGTTACAAAATCGGATTGAGGGGTATAATTTATATGTTAATATTCCCAAAGAGTTTAAGATATTATCTATTCGAAATAGAAGAGATGGTGATTATATAAATCTTGAATTTGGTAGAAAAAAACTAAAGGACCTTTTTAATGATTTAAAGATTCCATCAAGGATAAAAAATAAAATACCACTTTTAACAGTTGATAATGAAGTTATTGCAATTTTAGAGAAAATAAATTCAAAAAATGGGTATATTGTTAATGTGAAGTATTTAAAAAATAATGATGGTTCTTCTTTGATTGGCATTAAAGTAAATGACATAAAAACAAGTAGAGAGGAGTATATGTTGTGA